A single genomic interval of Helianthus annuus cultivar XRQ/B chromosome 6, HanXRQr2.0-SUNRISE, whole genome shotgun sequence harbors:
- the LOC110865103 gene encoding AP-1 complex subunit sigma-1 — protein MTAYIQTRFLLVRRSKQIEFALLQEISIRSEGEREVFVSEAMIHFVLLISRQGKVRLTKWYSPYSQKERSKVIRELSGMILTRGPKLCNFVEWRGFKVVYKRYASLYFCMCINQDDNELEVLEIIHHYVEILDRYFGSVCELDLIFNFHKAYYILDEVLIAGELQESSKKTVARLVAAQDSLVEAAKEEAASISNIIAQATK, from the exons ATGACAGCTTATATTCAAACAAGATTTCTACTCGTTCGAAGATCAAAGCAAATCGAATTCGCTCTACTACAAG AGATTTCGATCAGATCGGAAGGCGAACGTGAAGTTTTTGTCTCTGAAGCCATG ATTCATTTTGTGCTATTAATAAGCCGGCAAGGAAAAGTTAGATTGACAAAGTGGTATTCACCTTATTCTCAGAAAGAGAGAAGTAAG GTGATACGCGAACTCAGTGGGATGATTCTAACACGCGGCCCTAAGCTCTGCAATTTTGTTGAGTGGAGAGGATTTAAAGTTGTTTATAAAAG ATATGCCAGCCTGTACTTCTGTATGTGCATTAACCAGGATGACAATGAATTGGAAGTCCTTGAAATTATCCATCACTATGTTGAGATTCTAGATCGTTACTTTGGAAGC GTTTGTGAGCTGGACTTGATATTCAACTTTCACAAG GCTTATTATATATTGGATGAGGTATTAATAGCTGGGGAACTTCAAGAATCAAGCAAAAAGACAGTGGCCCGTCTAGTAGCTGCTCAG GATTCTTTGGTGGAGGCAGCCAAAGAAGAAGCAGCTTCTATAAGCAATATCATTGCACAGGCAACCAAGTAA
- the LOC110944579 gene encoding putative B3 domain-containing protein At2g27410, which produces MSVVKNVSKKRKVPKKGERPPVVTNEITQRLNEFIVNEMKGTDVKLVIQKKLYKSDTLKTQNRLNMPFNQLEKNKFLTEDERQIVVSDVPKENNIEVSLLGPTLEMYKLKMELTMWPMISTYNYVLKTNWYQF; this is translated from the coding sequence ATGTCCGTTGTGAAGAACGTGAGTAAAAAAAGAAAGGTACCAAAAAAGGGAGAGCGTCCGCCCGTGGTGACCAACGAGATAACCCAACGGTTAAACGAGTTTATCGTGAACGAGATGAAGGGGACGGACGTGAAACTCGTGATTCAGAAGAAGTTGTACAAATCAGATACACTCAAAACTCAAAACAGGTTAAACATGCCGTTTAACCAACTGGAGAAGAATAAGTTCTTGACGGAGGATGAAAGACAGATCGTTGTGTCGGATGTTCCCAAAGAGAACAACATTGAGGTTTCATTGTTGGGGCCAACGTTGGAGATGTACAAGTTGAAGATGGAACTAACAATGTGGCCTATGATTAGTACCTACAACTACGTGTTGAAGACAAACTGGTACCAATTTTGA
- the LOC110865104 gene encoding histidine kinase 5, with translation MVHEMEEDHVEDMEVEVLSSMWPEDIDEAGKKFNVEKPGVHDNMLDDLAFIEEPSIVDFKRLVELTSYSEKGSSQLAYLVKNWEYKQENAVRLLREELENLSKQQRQVELKKLEIYEQHRFEEESYGGDKRPVSVLDEGYEIFQDVPRKRNDVIVENKQLEIDAEYDTVTYWKQQALYLGKLLEASVQREQILLEKLEESIEKLEKQSSPVEELSQILKRADNFLHFVLQNAPVVIGHQDKELRYRFIYNHFPSLREEDIIGKTDVEIFKGGGVKESQDFKREVLERGLPAKREITFETELFGAKTFLIYVEPVFSKDGEKIGVNYMGMEITDQVKKREKMVKLREEIAVQKAKETELNKTIHITEETMRAKQMLATMSHEIRSPLSGVVSMAEILSTTKLDKDQKQLLSVMLSSGDLVLQLINDILDLSKVESGVMRLEATKFRPREVIKHVLQTAAASLKKMLILEGHVADDVPLEVIGDVLRIRQILTNLISNAIKFTHQGKVQINLYVIADPYPECQLEPKINDDSAKNGHEDNESCSHENVVWIRCDVKDTGIGIPETALPNLFKKYMQAGADTARKYGGTGLGLAICKQLVELMGGHLTVSSKENYGSTFTFVLPHKVSLACDSSDDTDEFDDMADNESSDDDLSCGFFQFQPHSLVSVFTSNGSGIPHKVNAKEISLIDDDHSCIDTSSEPESSSKCGSENENTNCIKKEKDNCDDLPLASCSPSDEHSSRNGQEVVPNSETKPKILLVEDHVVNVMVARRMMRQLNQDMDVVNNGAEAVRAVHRCNYDLIFMDVCMPVMDGLEATRVIRSFEKTGNWDEARKAGVELEDSPSYDQILNGPRKRIPIIAMTANAMSESAEECFENGMDSFVTKPVTLQGLKQCLEQYVL, from the exons ATGGTGCACGAGATGGAGGAAGATCATGTTGAAGATATGGAGGTTGAAGTACTATCGTCAATGTGGCCAGAAGACATTGATGAAGCTGGAAAAAAGTTCAACGTAGAAAAGCCAGGTGTCCATGACAATATGTTAGATGATTTAGCCTTCATTGAAGAACCTAGTATAGTTGATTTCAAACGATTAGTAGAACTCACAAGTTACAGCGAAAAAGGGTCATCACAGTTAGCTTATCTCGTAAAAAACTGGGAATATAAACAAGAAAACGCTGTGAGACTTTTACGGGAAGAGCTTGAAAACCTAAGCAAACAACAACGTCAAGTCGAGCTCAAGAAGTTAGAAATATACGAACAACATCGGTTTGAAGAAGAAAGCTACGGAGGTGATAAACGTCCTGTTTCCGTGTTGGATGAAGGTTATGAAATATTTCAAGATGTCCCCAGAAAGAGAAACGATGTTATCGTTGAAAATAAACAGTTAGAAATAGATGCCGAGTATGATACGGTTACGTACTGGAAGCAACAGGCTTTGTATTTGGGAAAATTATTGGAAGCGAGTGTTCAACGAGAACAGATCCTTTTGGAGAAACTGGAAGAAAGCATTGAGAAGCTTGAAAAACAATCGTCCCCTGTAGAAGAACTTTCTCAAATACTGAAAAGAGCCGATAACTTTTTACATTTTGTTCTTCAAAATGCACCTGTTGTTATTGGCCATCAG gATAAAGAGTTGCGGTATCGCTTCATCTACAATCATTTTCCAAGTTTACGAGAGGAG GATATTATTGGAAAAACAGACGTAGAGATATTTAAAGGTGGCGGTGTGAAAGAATCCCAAGACTTTAAAAGAGAAGTATTGGAGAGAGGATTACCAGCAAAGAGAGAAATTACGTTTGAGACCGAATTATTTGGAGCCAAAACATTCTTAATATACGTTGAACCCGTGTTCAGCAAAGACGGAGAGAAAATTGGTGTAAACTATATGGGTATGGAAATCACTGATCAG GTGAAAAAAAGAGAAAAGATGGTGAAACTTAGGGAAGAAATAGCTGTGCAGAAGGCGAAAGAGACGGAACTTAACAAAACTATTCATATTACAG AGGAAACAATGAGAGCAAAACAAATGCTAGCAACCATGTCACACGAGATACGATCTCCACTATCAGGGGTCGTTAGCATGGCCGAAATTCTATCAACAACAAAACTCGATAAAGATCAGAAACAACTTTTGAGTGTCATGTTGTCTTCTGGCGATTTAGTCCTTCAACTTATTAATGACATCCTCGATCTTTCCAAAGTTGAGTCAG GAGTTATGAGGCTTGAGGCCACAAAGTTTAGGCCTAGAGAGGTAATCAAGCATGTACTTCAAACTGCCGCTGCATCATTAAAAAAGATGCTAATTTTGGAAGGACATGTAGCAGATGATGTCCCACTGGAG GTTATTGGTGATGTGTTACGGATTCGACAAATTCTCACCAACTTGATCAG CAATGCTATCAAGTTTACCCACCAAGGAAAGGTTCAGATTAATCTTTACGTGATAGCAGACCCATATCCTGAATGCCAGCTGGAACCGAAGATAAATGATGACTCAGCAAAAAACGGACACGAGGATAATGAATCTTGCTCGCATGAAAATGTTGTGTGGATACGTTGTGATGTTAAGGATACCGGGATAGGAATTCCGG AAACCGCTTTGCCAAATTTATTCAAGAAATACATGCAAGCTGGTGCAGATACAGCTCGGAAGTACGGTGGGACCGGATTAGGTTTAGCAATCTGCAAACAGCTG GTTGAGCTCATGGGAGGACATCTCACAGTATCAAGCAAAGAAAATTATGGGTCGACGTTCACGTTCGTTCTACCTCATAAAGTTTCACTCGCGTGTGACAGCTCAGACGATACAGATGAATTTGACGACATGGCTGACAACGAGTCATCAGATGATGACCTCAGCTGTGGCTTCTTCCAGTTTCAACCGCACTCTTTAGTCTCTGTTTTTACGTCTAACGGTTCTGGAATCCCGCATAAAGTAAACGCGAAAGAGATCAGCTTAATCGATGACGACCATTCTTGTATTGATACCTCATCAGAACCGGAAAGTTCGTCGAAGTGCGGTTCCGAGAATGAAAACACAAATTGCATCAAGAAAGAAAAAGATAACTGTGATGATCTACCGTTGGCTTCGTGCTCACCTTCTGATGAACATAGTTCTAGAAACGGTCAAGAAGTTGTTCCCAATTCGGAAACGAAACCTAAGATTCTTCTTGTTGAAGATCATGTGGTGAATGTGATGGTGGCACGTAGGATGATGCGGCAGTTGAATCAAGATATGGATGTTGTGAATAATGGAGCTGAAGCTGTACGCGCCGTTCATCGTTGCAATTATGATCTCATTTTTATG GACGTATGCATGCCGGTAATGGATGGGCTTGAAGCTACTAGAGTAATTCGTTCCTTTGAGAAAACGGGTAATTGGGATGAAGCAAGAAAGGCTGGAGTCGAGCTGGAAGATTCGCCTTCATATGATCAAATACTGAACGGGCCCAGAAAAAGAATTCCCATCATTGCA ATGACTGCAAATGCAATGTCGGAAAGTGCAGAAGAGTGCTTTGAGAATGGTATGGACTCATTTGTAACAAAGCCTGTTACTCTTCAAGGTTTAAAACAATGTCTTGAACAGTATGTGTTGTGA